Sequence from the Amphiprion ocellaris isolate individual 3 ecotype Okinawa chromosome 1, ASM2253959v1, whole genome shotgun sequence genome:
aaaaaaaacaatagtacACTAGTCCAGTTAAATAAGCAATTGCTTATTGTGAGGTTTAATCAGTGACATGTACATTGTCGTCTGACTTTTCTAAATCACTGGGAGCACTTTTTTTGTAGTCATTCGAAGAGGAACTAATTTGTTGGTAAAATGTAATGAATTCCATCTTCAAAAGGCAGCAAACGGAAACTTTTGGACACACATCCAGATAAAATTGTGTGAGGAAACACTTGCCTCTATGCTGTTGGAGTCGTAAATGTCAAAAacgttaaaaaaatgaaatcactcATCAGTACTCTGTGTATCTACTCTGTTTTTAGCCCAGCCTGCAGGGGTGCCTGAAATACTGAAGAAGTCGCTGCACAGTTGTTCAGTGAGGGGAGGCGAGGAGGTCTTCATCATTGGCAAAAACTTCCTCAAAGACACCAAAGTCGTATTTCATGAAAATGTTTCCGGTAAGAAATCCACCCTTACAAATAGGTCTGGATATGGTCATTTTGGTCTCATCTCTTTTTAATGAGGTATATTTCTCACTAAACACACAACATCCTCTCTCCGGTCCAGATGAGAAATCGTGGAAGGCAGAGGCTGAAATTGATATGGAGCTATTCCACCAGGTGAAATGTCTTTcttcttgtgttatttctgtacCCAAATAATGAATAGAAATTGCTAATGAGCTGAGTAGATAGACACAGCCATTTCAGATTTGTATGGGGCTTTAGATGTAATCATCTTAAATGGCTGCTGGTTCAAAGGTTTGAGTAGTCTCATTGTGTTCTGACCTAATTACACTCAGTCTCAGAGGCCAACCTGAGTGTGTCTCAACAGTCGTGTTTGAACCTTTGCCCTTGTAAATTAAATGGCCATAAGTAGATGAACTGATGAACCTGCAGTCTGGTGTCTTGCAGTGTTTTAATTAGACTCTGGAGATTTCTATTCCTACTTCTGCTTGAAATGTATAATTGTGCCTTCAAGGCCTAACAAACATAATGACTGAAGTATCTCAGCTATTCTATTCTGCCTTTCTTAAAATGCTGTGTATTTTCAGAGAGTTTTTTGAAACCTGCGTTGTTTAAGCTGGATAGTAGTCTCAATATTGAGGTTGCACTATATTTCTCAAAAGATTTACCGCCACCAGCTGTTGGTTGGTGGAACTGTGTGAAACTGAGGGATACAACTATTGCCCCTCTCATTTAATAGATAAGATGTTCACTGAGTCACAATGTTAGACAGATATGAGTAcctttattactattattattactgataaaAAATTTGAAAGGGATGACGCAACAGATAACAGCAGGACTCAAAGTTGTAATTTTGATGTTATAATGCAAGTCCTTGCACAAAAATGCTTAATATTCGTCTTGTAAATATAATACACTCATTCTGTTGCAGTGTAATTCAATACACATTCAATTTACGTCCATGTGCAGTCAAGGAATGGAAATCTGTTACCGTTCTCTATCCTTTTGTTAATATCTCATCAAATTTCCCTGTTGACTAAAAGATTTCCTCAAATTCATATGTTCAGATAGACTTGCTAttgtattcattgttttttgactttattttgttattttacaatccTTCCCAAGAATCACTTGATAGTGAAGGTTCCTCCATACCAGAACCCAGCCGTCACGTCTTCAGTGTGTGTGGGAATCTACGTGGTGACGAACGCTGGGAGATCTCATGATGTTCAGCCTTTCACCTACACTCCAGATCCAGGTTTGTTTAAGTTAAATTTGCCTGTTTACACAAGTTCCTTTTGATTTGCCTCTTTTTACAATCAACTGATAAGAAGGTGACCGTGAAAAGGTAATCAAGGCTCTTGTTAGTTAACATCCAGATTACTAGGCCATTATTTGCAGAGGGCTTATTAGATTTACATGTAGGTACCACAACTGGGTCATTCTGTTGAAAAACAAGCTGTATGGTAGGTCAATATGATAGaagaaaagtttatttttctactaCAGAAACAGGGGCTGCATCAGTGCTTTCTTGAGTTTAAAAGGCCTCATTCAAATCTGTTGTCACTGTTACTCAACACCTCCACCCCTACAGCTCAGTTAATTCACAGCAAGTATTAGCTTTCAAATGTACGGCACACAGCAAGTTTCTTAACGTGGCAGACTCCTTTCAGAATTTTCATTCATTAGCACTTTCATTAATTTCAAGGTCCTTTTGATACTTTGGGTAAAACATTGAAagatgtttgtgtgtccttAGTGCCAAATTTACCTTCtttaaacaaatttattttattgctatgTGCACAACCTTGCAGCAAAAAATGAAGTTCCTGTGAAGAAAGAGGCACCTTCTCCAGTGAAGACTTGCTCTTTTGATGAGCAAATTAAAGGttactttctttattttttactattacACACAAATCTTAATGTTTGCGCTATGTCTTCTCTGTTTCAGATGGAGAAACATTTGTAGAAGTAGACTGAGATTAGGAATCACCCATAAGGCTCTGTTTGTCTCCCATTCAAAAGCTGCTAATTTCCTTATATCCGTTGCAATAAACTCAAGTGCCTGCACATTTCACTGTCTAAAGAACTAAAATCATAATATAATCCTTACTTGTGTCCTGCAGTTCTAGATGGTGCCTTGATGTCTTCAATGTTGCCTTTAGTGAAGAGAGAAGATGTCACTCCAATGGAGGTGACAAGCAACCTTCAATCTTCTGGAGTGTTTAAGGTGAAGTATTGATCTATGTGCTCATTAAATGCCTCATTGCGTCATTAAAAATACTCTGAGGTTTTCTGATATTGCAAATTAGGCATTCAGAAAAATTCAGTCTGTGTCATACTtaattttccttaagaaatccATCTTTGTGGATGGAggtttaatttagaaaaaaaaagtagcacaGTAATGATACATGATacaaaaaatcattttgtttttgttttctatgtTGCTAGCAGACTGGTGACTTGTGTCCAGCCCAGCAGAACTCAGACATGACGGCAGGACATCTAAATAAAAGCAGAGCATTCCCCAGCAGCCTGGCTCAACCTGCAGGCGATCCTGATAAAGGCCAGAGTCCTGTTTTTACCAACACTGAGCCCTTAAGCACCATCCAGAAGCAGGACATTGCTACCAGCAGTTCGTTCTCTGTGCCTGCAGACTCTCTACTTCAGCAAAGCTCACAGCAGTTTCTTCTGGAGCCCAGAGATGGCCTGAGGCAGGAGAGGCCAGGCAACACTTCTGGAGCTGTGTCGAGGTTGTGTGGGGAACCTGCatcccaacagcagcagctgccgATGTTCCCTCCAGACGAAGTAGCCCAGCTGGAGGAAGCTGTGAGACAACTTAAAGCCAAAGGCTTCTGTAACTTACCGCTTCAGTCCGACAGCTCTATagccaaacagcagcagcagcatatcCAGCACCAGCAACAGatccaaaaacagcaaatccaacagcaacaacagcaacaaatccAGCAACAACAGtttcaacagcagcaacagcagcaggttttggagaatttacagcagcagctgtTTCAGTCACAGATTCAGATGCAGTGCAGCATGTTTCAGGATGCCTCCCAGGGCAAGAATGCTGAACGTCAGGGATCATCACAAGGAGTGGTGCCAAATCAGGGGTCTCTTTTCCAGCCGacccaacagcagcagcaacaacaacagcagcaacagcagcaacaagcaGCGCTTTTTCAGCAGGCAAATGACCTTCTTTCGATTCAGACCAACTTCCTCCAGCAGTCATCCTCTCACCCTTCACCACCCATGTTCCATAATCCCAGCTCATTGGCTGAAACACAAGATCCACAGGGAGCTCTCTTTCAGAAACCCTCCCAAGAGCAGGTCCAGGCTGCTCTCTTCCAAACCACCATGACAGTGCTTCAGTCTCCAGAGCAGCAACCCTCAACCCCTGGACTTTTCCTTCCCCAGACCCCGCTGCCCTCTCAGCTTTCAACCAGTAGCtctcaacaacaacagcagcagcagcaacagcagcaacagcagctggcCTTCCTCGGTGCTCTGCAATCTTCTTCCCCTGAACCACAGTCAGTATTTCAGACCCAGACCCAGATCTCCCCCATCCAGCAGAGAAGCCCtctggaacagcagcagccctCCCAGCCTCAGCCCCACACACAGCCAGCCCAGCCGGCTTCCATGTTTCAGACCATCTCCCCACATCCATCTGCAAACACACTCTCTCCaggccagcagcagcaacagcaggccgGCCTACTCTTTTGCAGCAATGCCATGTCCACACCAGACCAGGCCTCCGGCCTCCTGTTCAACAGCCAGGGCCAGATGCCTCCCCTGACCAGCAGCAGTTTAGTTTCTCAAGAGCCCCAAAACCCCTCTATGCTCTTTTCCCAAGCCAGCATGGTGACAGTGAACCAGCAGGATCGCTCTGAGCCCATGGCCTTAGGAAACCCCACTGATCCACGACAAGTCATGTTTCAGGAGCAACAGCCGATGCAGCTCggtaacagcagcaacaaccgGCAGGAACAGCCTGTGGGCCTGTTCATGCCTCAGTCCAATATGGCCTCTCTGCAAGGGGGACTGGCTGCTCAGGAGCTCGCACAGTCAGCCATGTTTGCCTCTCAAAATGGTGTGGCAAACCTCCAGACAACCACCTCCTCCCCTGTTCAACAGCCGGGAACTCTGTTTCAAACCGCTGTAAGTGGGAGCATCAATCAGCCCAGTCGGCCTCAAGAACCAGGCCTGTTCCTCTTCACTATTCAGAACGGTGAGACATTTATTACCCAGGTATGCACTTTTGAAACTGGTGAGACAACAGAATCAACAACAAGAAGGATGAACGAGTTCAAATCACCTTTTAgttaacaaaagaagaaaacacaccCACAATTACCACCCAACCCTGCAATCCCCGTAGTTCTAGATTGTAGTAGCtctttgtcttggttttgtccaAAAGCAGCAGGCAACTGTTTTCAGGCCccccaaaaattaaacaaaacagttaGTAAGTAGCTGGTGAACATAGTAGAGCATTTATCAGCTGTAGAGTCAGGTATTTCCCTCAAGAGTTGGTAGAAAGCAGGGAGTGAAAATTCAAGTTTGTCAGATGACCAGAATCATGACTTCAATCTTTGTGTAAAGAGACAGCATCAGCTTAAAAGGAGGGATGTGTTCTGATACTCATACTGTACTATTTAGCATCAAAGAAAATGATTTAGTATATCTCAATAGACAGACAGCATGTCAAATGCAGTATGACAAAAATACCAGTCCTACTAGCTTTGCTTTTTGCAGTATGCAAACCAACATGCTTTACTCTTAGTCCAGACTCCCAAACCCTGACAGACACATCTCATGTCACAATGTCTTGTGCAAGTTTAAACAAGCTTCAGTCGCAGACAGAGAACACAGACAGATAACAGCTCTTTTGACAGATTACAGAAGCCACAATGACAGATGGCATCAAGTGTAACCCTTTCTTATCtaaatcacatattttttttatttcctttaaataTCACAATACAAGTGTGATCGAGCAAAGTTAAATTCACAACGTAGTAACAAAATTGTTTGTCCCAGTTGTATGCATACTGTACGCAGCAGTGTGTTCACAGCTTGTTTCTTCTGCCCTCTATTGGCCAAAATAAATTCATCAGTAGGTAGTTTTCACATGAAGAAGTGAGTTAGCAAATGGGGAGTAAAAGGAGAacctttatattttatttcaaaagtgAATCATCATGCTACTTTGCAACTTTCACTTTTCATTTGTAGTTTAATGTTATTGCTTTATCTAGATTTAAAGACATATTTAAATTTATGAATATATTGTTATTTATCAATTATCTGTTATTTGTATCGGCactatatattttctttttattcctgtttttctccagttaaatatagaatagaatttCTGTATGGCTTTGGAAAGGCTACCTAGATCTAACTGAATTTAATTCAATCAATAATTATCCTACAGAGGAATCATCATTCATTTTGATATCTTTATTATTGTACACTCTGATGACCAAAACATATTTAATACATGTTTTGTGAATTAGTTGTTATTACAGTTAGGACAACGAAGCTTTCTTTCACCATTGCAACCACATTTGAACTTTGCTTAAGTGCTTAAGCACAGAtacaaaatccatccatcatctatacaccacttaatcctcattagggtcacgaggggctggagtctatcccagctgacttaggatgaaggcaggagacTCCCTGggcaggtcgccagtctatcacagggctacatatagagacaaacaatcacactcacattcacagctacagacaatttagagttaccaattaacctcagcatattttggGACGAGGCCGCACAGTGGTtaggtggttagcactgttgccttgcaactagaagatccccgattcaagtcccggccttcccaggatctttctacatggagtttgcatgttctctctgtgcatgtgtgggttttccctgtgtactctggcttcctcccacagtccagaaacatgctgaggttaattggtgattctaaattttccGTTGGTGTGAATGCTAACAGGGCTAActaccgagccactgtgcagctttaTATagtatattaaataaaatataaaataaatgaatcccATGATTCTTGTTTATGAACTcactttgcttttttgttttttgtctgttcctCCCTTGCAGAATGTGGCCAGTTGATGAACACTCCTGGAAACACGCTGTCAGATCAGATTATAGCAATCAGCCAGTCTGGTCAGAACCAAAGAGAGAGTGATGCACACATCCAGTCCCTGCTCAGCCAGTCGCTGTCTCAGTCTGGATCTGTGCAGAGCAGCATGTCGGCCTCTCAGAACATGGAGAAGATTGATGACCTGCTGGTCAGCCTGCAGGAGTCGGGTAGCAATTTAACTCGCTCATACTAACCTTCTTACGGTGCAGTGTATGTTTTTCACTGCTAAAATCTGGAAAGGTTGTACATTGTAGACAAAAATGGTTCAAATattatctgttaaaaatgacatgCAGGTAAACATTTGTGAATAAGCCCTGAATTATGTGCTCATATCTGATcactaaatgttttttcttctgctcaTAAACACATGATTTGGTcttcttcaaacattttaaagtggCCTTGTTGAGCCAGTCTcatcttaaaaaaagaaatggcagAATATGTGACATAAATGCATGGCtgtgaacatgaagacaaactAAGATAAACTTCAGATCCGGATAAATTCAGCATGAATttgttttggaattttttggCTGAGCCAGTTGGCCAAGAAAAGTGAACTACTTACATAGTGACTGATTGATTCCCCGTTTGTAAAACTTATgtgaaaataaagataaaatagaGACTCCAGGCGAGAATAACGTGAGAAATTTCATCTTTACTCTCCGATGAGAGAAGTAGAATTTggctcttgtcttcagctttcTGTCTGGAGAGAAAATTACATATCAGGCTTGGGATTCatttaactgttgtttttatctgtatGTAAGTTATCAGCAGCACCTTCCGattcttgtgttgttttctaaaatgttctCCAAAGTGTTTAGTGGTTTCCATGAATAGTGTTCCCTTTAACACTTTATTTTGTTATCTTGTTCCATTGAGGGTGGAGTGTATGGGATGTCAAGAAGGCTTTGACAAAGTATAGCAAGTATGGATGAGTACAGAGAAGACGTTGAAGGTAGCCGCTGTAGACATGGTGTGAAATTATTTTCACCAGACAGTACAGAAAGGGTTAGAGAAGTAGAGAGGAAGCAGAGAAGTGAGAAGTGGACGGAGTATAGATATGAATAGAACAGTGAAGGTCGATCATGTGTATGGGTGCTCATAATTTCAGTGTTGTAGCAGCTAGCTTGGACCTGACAATATGAATAATTTCACTCTAGGTGCCTCTGATGGACCTAGAAGTGACTTTGGTGTCATTAATGACATGATATAAAAGCTCAGATGCTCAGTAGGCATATTATACATGTGTTATTTACAGAACTAAAGTAATGTTGTACATTCTCCTAAAGCCTGGATAAATTAGTCGCTTTATTACAATCGtacctataaaataaaatttatagTTCGGCAAGTGCGATGAAGAGACTCACCTTCAGCTGGGAAAATAATCTTTCATTATTCAggacattttttatttccacCACAGTCTACAGACAAGACTGTAATGTGGGTAATCAAATATGTGTTCAGactaacatattttattacgttACAAACTGTGGTGGTGGAGATAAAAACGAAtactgacagacagacgtacTTCCATGTATAATCGGCACTTTTTGATGCTGTTCTTTGTGACCACTTTTCTCATCGAGGGTACAACAGTCCCACAAGAGTCCGTTCTTTTTTTCTGCCGCCTCTCCCTCATTGTTTACAGTGAAGATATTGCGGTGCATCTTAATGCCAGTCATGTTACAGCTTTCACTACTCATTCCCAAAAaccaaatgaggaaaaatgcgGATCAAGACGTTTTCATTCAGTCAATGTAATTTCAGTTGACATGTAACTCTTATTTAAATACATGCGCCTAGAGTAGAGAGGATAGAATGTAATATATTATTTTCATCATGAGAGATCattatgtgtttttagtgtcatttttatggCTTCTTTCTGCGTCAGGCACGCATGAACTGGAATAGTATTCTTAAACCAGCTAGAAAAGAGCCTTTTCACCAGTTTTATAAATGTGATGGATTTAGTGAATGTCAAGGAGAAGCAACAGTTCAATGCTGTAGCTGCACATCTCATCCAGGTTATGGTATTAACAGGCAGGAATAGAGCCCATTTGACATGTTTTcttgtaaatgcaaactgtacaATTTTTACAGACTTATTGTCCTCGTCTGTAGATGGCCAGTGGCCTCAGGACCAAAGTTTGACTCGAATCTTGCTTTGCATAAATCCTGATGACAGGCCAGTTTTATGGCTCGtgaacttttctttctttttagtgACTTGCGGCTTTAGGATGAGTATAGACAGagattattttttgtctcctcaATATGTAGATTTCATTGTTAGGCATCCTACTGTcacgtttttgtttgtgttttgtgttgtattggcaaaaaaaaaaaaaaaaaacacatttgtgtcATGTCTAGGTTCACTGTAAGTGTATGCACGAACAAGGGGCTGGTCTCTGACGGTGACAAAATTAGCTCTGTTTTATGCCtcattgtttgtcttgttttctgtgtacaGTTTGTTATAAATACATTAACACCGTTACATTTTATACACTTCAAAATCTGAATTAGCTGTCGTTTTATGATGGAGATTATGTAAACTTGACTAATGTGATTTGTGGAACTACGGTGTGCCGGTTTGAGCAGTCTGAGTGGTTTTAAAGGGACCCTACTCCTGAAGGAAACCTGACTTTGGAGAAAAGAGCTATCTGAGATTGGCTTTCTTCAACTTGTGAAATAGAAGAACTAATATTTCCATTGTTGAgtatttatgattttatttgcttttgtttgtagAAAGActcttatcttttttttttttaatttagtgcCTGTGCCTCTTTTCAGAGAAGCAAACctaatttatttgtgtgttggtTGTTTTCAAAATTGTTTTCTGTAATCATGGTTTTGTTTCTAACTGTACTGATGGCAGCAATGTGATTTGGCCCTGACACCTTCTGATACTTTAACTGGCACCTTGTGATGTTGGTGGTGGTGCCTTTGAATTAATAGCGTGCATCATACACGATAAATGAAATAGAGATTATTGTGCACAGTTACCCCTTTTGACGTATTAGACGATGTAGATATAAACATTAATGTATATATCACATGTTTGTGGCTTGTAATTGGACTACTGGCCCTGTACTCCTTTTTGACCAAATAGGTAACAGCAGAGCAAAATACCACCAAACTGTCGGACCAACAAATTTAAGTATTTAGGACTCAATGTGCTTATATGGTGGCTGgaaaagttttactttttcatACAGAATGTTTTAATGCACAAAGTGGGGAGGTAATTACTTTTTTGAAATTACAGTTACCTCATTCGTGTATTTACAACATCCCTGGAGATCATAGATATAGGAATGTGACTAAATACATAGTCATTACTAATTGTATGGAAAATAGGCAGATTGTTGTGAGAAATTCCAATTTTTCTCAAGATGCCACAAGCTCTTTCTCTGTTTATTATGTTAGAACAAGATGTGGGTTTCCTGTAACATCACTAGTTAATTTATTATCATCAAATTAAGTCACAGGTGTTCAGACAGTTATTTTttccctaaaatgtcatttaagaCACTAATAGAGATTGTACATGTGCCTTGAGGAGATGCTGTCGTCGCAATCAGATTGATGTTTTACCATTGTTGCCTGTTTAACATCTCGCTGGCCCAGCCAGTGATGATTAGCCCTCATTAACTAGAATATTTTAAGCCATAACACTTTAAGTGTGCTTTAAATGCTCGACAACGGTGACCAGATTAATGTGGTTGTAGTGGATAAATGTGTTGTGCAATTTCTGTCATGCATCTAACTTGTTTGTACTGAAGTATCCATTGCATTTATGTTGTTCAACGTAGATGCAGACAATTTTTCTCTGAAACTGCTATGCAGCTAATATACTTTAAATGTAGATCTATTAGTttttgaatatatatttttctatataGTGTCTCCTGTTTTCAACATAAAGGAGAAACCAAAATAGATGTTCTTTCTATTATTTATGTTGCTTGTTAAAATTTTCTGATGCTT
This genomic interval carries:
- the nfat5b gene encoding nuclear factor of activated T-cells 5 isoform X4, which produces MSSSMTMEGPRSAFSTSSSSTMHSSALVGDQNPAHGSNVDPEDPRSSRVVPEVVAAESGNGSSSTGGNGRGSSEHGGGRGVTSQEVQQHHQMTPSKRRTILNISPPPQDLFDDSRMSCQDEASLDSEQSNSIWMDDSLSNFSVMSSVSYNDNTEVPRKSRKRTPRQRPGPKTAPAQEASMDVFDADSAKGPHFVLSQLGPDSKTGAKGSSDDPQTANQKGGTLSMQFPQKSEGKELKIVVQPETQHRARYLTEGSRGSVKDRTQQSFPTIKLEGVNEPVVLQVFVGNDAGRVKPHGFYQACRVTGRNTTACKEVDIEGTTVIEVALDPSSNMTLAVDCVGILKLRNADVEARIGVAGSKKKSTRARLVFRVNIPRPDGSVLTLQTPSSPILCTQPAGVPEILKKSLHSCSVRGGEEVFIIGKNFLKDTKVVFHENVSDEKSWKAEAEIDMELFHQNHLIVKVPPYQNPAVTSSVCVGIYVVTNAGRSHDVQPFTYTPDPAKNEVPVKKEAPSPVKTCSFDEQIKVLDGALMSSMLPLVKREDVTPMEVTSNLQSSGVFKTGDLCPAQQNSDMTAGHLNKSRAFPSSLAQPAGDPDKGQSPVFTNTEPLSTIQKQDIATSSSFSVPADSLLQQSSQQFLLEPRDGLRQERPGNTSGAVSRLCGEPASQQQQLPMFPPDEVAQLEEAVRQLKAKGFCNLPLQSDSSIAKQQQQHIQHQQQIQKQQIQQQQQQQIQQQQFQQQQQQQVLENLQQQLFQSQIQMQCSMFQDASQGKNAERQGSSQGVVPNQGSLFQPTQQQQQQQQQQQQQQAALFQQANDLLSIQTNFLQQSSSHPSPPMFHNPSSLAETQDPQGALFQKPSQEQVQAALFQTTMTVLQSPEQQPSTPGLFLPQTPLPSQLSTSSSQQQQQQQQQQQQQLAFLGALQSSSPEPQSVFQTQTQISPIQQRSPLEQQQPSQPQPHTQPAQPASMFQTISPHPSANTLSPGQQQQQQAGLLFCSNAMSTPDQASGLLFNSQGQMPPLTSSSLVSQEPQNPSMLFSQASMVTVNQQDRSEPMALGNPTDPRQVMFQEQQPMQLGNSSNNRQEQPVGLFMPQSNMASLQGGLAAQELAQSAMFASQNGVANLQTTTSSPVQQPGTLFQTAVSGSINQPSRPQEPGLFLFTIQNECGQLMNTPGNTLSDQIIAISQSGQNQRESDAHIQSLLSQSLSQSGSVQSSMSASQNMEKIDDLLVSLQESGSNLTRSY